The proteins below are encoded in one region of Branchiostoma floridae strain S238N-H82 unplaced genomic scaffold, Bfl_VNyyK Sc7u5tJ_1566, whole genome shotgun sequence:
- the LOC118408293 gene encoding serine/threonine-protein phosphatase 6 regulatory ankyrin repeat subunit A-like translates to MSFKTPHLTKLPKAEDRKLINKLRDVLHSIKVRDMTKLIKLLSKEDRPDLNYQVPLKRKVLQREFYKQWVSPLQYACEKGTPEMVGAILAAGAMVNIRPHSPLTYAICSLKVNLVDRLLHSGATPNESGDPNEWDMAAAINLKERCVNSPEDEQKRREIITLLCKAGCDVNMCMHSKQTLGDREILNKKGIKIRTVYQPPLLFHAVSEGDLEMCKVLLESGAEVTVKDSLYNETALHIAMDSTTERNLPIIELLLAYGADPNHESKDGSSLLHLAVKRGKMKTVGVLVQAGTNRAALDREGRSPLHLAAADGHSELVDLLCLPEVLNSPDKDGLTALHLAADRGSLTTVRALLDAGADSDVKTPVTKVSPLDMALHNNHQKVADFLKMNRLLQCDHPGVTHASMPELSAKTQGNATTSPKILVTEPEEESQSLKEKLRKQEQEIELLKQEIDELKQETAQQKEEITQQKEEIDKQKEEISHLKEQHRTVMTETDKTIASLRKQLQKYQVIQYEENSNPVPMSDPHKQALMTNWPQFLQDLHHGVVVPSLVAEGILTPHMEEEIIKAYHTRRDRNTHLLDMLLTRGDQAFYVFRQALRKDPGSAHLAALLNVD, encoded by the coding sequence ATGAGTTTCAAAACGCCTCATCTTACCAAACTGCCTAAAGCCGAGGACAGGAAGTTGATCAACAAACTTCGCGATGTCTTGCACTCCATTAAGGTACGTGACATGACCAAACTGATCAAGCTACTATCCAAGGAAGACAGGCCAGATTTAAACTACCAGGTGCCGTTAAAGAGGAAAGTACTACAGAGGGAGTTTTACAAACAGTGGGTCAGCCCACTGCAGTATGCTTGCGAGAAAGGCACGCCAGAAATGGTAGGAGCCATTCTAGCTGCAGGGGCCATGGTCAACATCAGACCCCATTCTCCTTTGACATACGCAATATGCTCCTTAAAAGTCAACCTTGTCGACCGACTGCTACATAGTGGAGCAACGCCAAACGAATCTGGAGACCCAAATGAATGGGACATGGCGGCAGCCATTAACTTAAAAGAACGTTGTGTTAACTCCCCAGAGGATGAACAAAAGCGCCGTGAGATAATTACCCTACTGTGCAAGGCTGGTTGTGATGTGAACATGTGCATGCATTCAAAACAGACTCTCGGAGACAGAGAGATTCTAAACAAAAAGGGAATCAAGATCAGAACTGTCTACCAGCCTCCATTGCTGTTCCATGCTGTTTCTGAAGGTGACCTTGAAATGTGCAAAGTGCTGCTGGAATCAGGGGCTGAGGTGACTGTGAAAGACTCTCTGTACAACGAAACTGCGCTCCACATAGCGATGGATAGTACCACCGAGAGAAACCTGCCTATCATTGAGCTGTTGCTTGCCTACGGTGCTGACCCAAACCATGAGTCCAAAGATGGCTCATCTCTACTCCACCTGGCGGTAAAGCGAGGGAAAATGAAGACTGTAGGCGTGTTGGTACAAGCAGGAACAAACAGAGCCGCGCTCGACAGAGAGGGTCGTAGCCCGCTCCACCTCGCTGCAGCCGACGGCCACTCGGAATTGGTTGATCTTCTGTGCCTTCCTGAGGTTCTGAACTCACCTGACAAAGACGGTTTAACTGCACTTCACCTTGCTGCAGACAGGGGGAGTCTGACCACAGTCCGAGCACTGCTAGACGCAGGGGCGGACAGCGACGTGAAAACACCAGTGACGAAAGTCTCGCCCTTGGACATGGCCTTGCACAATAACCATCAGAAGGTGGCGGACTTTCTGAAGATGAATCGCCTGTTGCAGTGTGACCATCCTGGAGTGACCCACGCGTCAATGCCGGAACTATCGGCTAAAACTCAGGGAAACGCCACCACAAGTCCCAAGATATTGGTCACAGAGCCTGAAGAGGAGAGTCAGAGCCTCAAGGAGAAGCTGAGAAagcaagaacaagaaatagaacTCTTGAAACAAGAGATTGATGAACTGAAACAGGAGACAGCCCAGCAAAAAGAAGAGATAACTCAGCAAAAAGAAGAGATAGATAAGCAGAAAGAGGAGATAAGTCATCTGAAAGAACAACACAGGACAGTCATGACAGAGACGGATAAAACGATAGCATCCCTCCGAAAGCAGCTACAAAAATACCAAGTCATTCAGTACGAAGAGAACTCAAACCCAGTGCCTATGTCCGACCCCCACAAGCAGGCGCTCATGACCAACTGGCCACAGTTTCTACAGGACCTGCATCATGGGGTGGTGGTCCCCTCCCTTGTTGCAGAGGGTATCCTCACCCCCCATATGGAAGAGGAGATCATAAAGGCGTACCACACTAGGCGAGACAGAAACACGCACCTGTTGGACATGTTACTCACGAGAGGGGACCAGGCGTTCTACGTGTTTCGCCAGGCCTTGAGAAAGGACCCAGGTAGTGCACACCTGGCTGCACTACTTAATGTGGACTGA